Proteins from one Cryptomeria japonica chromosome 4, Sugi_1.0, whole genome shotgun sequence genomic window:
- the LOC131040761 gene encoding disease resistance protein RPV1 isoform X2, translating into MVGFVLERCIQTSHNKSECLEILRRMVNLGKQILQLNDQMPDQKQKLNEAVQCIVVGCTMCASQLTTTRVFRFLTASVNTDSIQSFRVKIDRLYDDLVLWGITDMEKRLTKIAPQSQELYAYQTAVGIESGRETVIRLLDLEAQHSSVQVVVVYGLGGMGKTTLADAVYANIDLQNYKHCRIHMEQSCTKNDLKVLQEQILNGLFHQNVKLTDCHQDLKQLLPAELGSCLPPKSRILVTTRNLQETDIFVYRNIQRREYAVSFLPPREARKILLRKASEHNDENNVDALLKLCGGVPLLLEIIGSQLGISSRNTNDNNKIVLELLREGEMVEEEDISDRMVHFVYHRLLTPVKEAFLDITSWFCYWPREEVAYIVGEEEFRALEDATFVKTAEDGRVIVHDIVQARGKKMSEQNSHRP; encoded by the exons ATGGTGGGATTTGTATTGGAGAGATGTATTCAGACTTCTCACAACAAGAGTGAGTGCCTTGAAATTCTGAGAAGGATGGTTAATCTTGGAAAGCAAATTCTGCAGTTGAATGACCAAATGCCAGACCAGAAGCAAAAACTCAATGAAGCAGTCCAATGCATTGTTGTAGGATGCACAATGTGCGCTTCCCAACTTACAACAACAAGGGTTTTTAG GTTTCTTACTGCTTCAGTGAATACCGATAGTATACAGAGTTTCCGAGTCAAAATAGACCGCTTGTATGATGACCTTGTACTGTGGGGTATAACTGACATGGAGAAAAGATTGACAAAGATTGCTCCGCAGTCACAGGAACTCTATGCATACCAAACAGCAG TCGGAATTGAGAGTGGACGAGAAACAGTAATCCGACTGCTAGATTTGGAAGCACAACATTCATCAGTACAGGTAGTGGTTGTCTATGGATTAGGAGGGATGGGCAAAACGACACTTGCTGATGCCGTTTATGCAAACATCGACCTCCAAAATTATAAGCATTGCAGAATTCACATGGAACAAAGTTGCACCAAGAATGATCTTAAAGTCCTTCAAGAACAGATTCTGAATGGATTGTTCCACCAGAATGTGAAATTGACTGACTGTCACCAAG ATTTGAAACAACTTCTACCTGCAGAATTGGGCAGTTGCCTTCCACCCAAGAGCAGAATTCTTGTCACTACCCGAAATCTTCAGGAGACGGACATCTTTGTCTACAGGAATATCCAACGCCGAGAATATGCGGTGAGTTTTCTACCACCGAGAGAGGCCAGAAAGATTTTGTTGAGGAAAGCTTCAGAGCACAATGATGAAAACAACGTAGACGCGTTGCTCAAGCTTTGTGGAGGCGTCCCACTTCTTCTGGAAATAATTGGCTCGCAACTTGGTATTAGTAGTAGAAATACAAATGATAACAATAAAATAGTATTAGAGTTGCTTAGAGAAGGGGAGATGGTGGAAGAGGAAGATATAAGTGACAGAATGGTTCATTTTGTATACCACAGATTGTTAACCCCTGTTAAAGAAGCCTTTCTAGACATCACATCCTGGTTCTGTTATTGGCCAAGGGAAGAAGTGGCATACATAGTTGGAGAAGAGGAGTTCAGAGCTCTTGAAGATGCAACATTTGTGAAGACAGCAGAAGATGGTCGTGTGATTGTTCATGACATTGTTCAAGCAAGAGGGAAAAAGATGTCAGAACAAAACAGTCACAGACCCTGA
- the LOC131040775 gene encoding disease resistance protein TAO1-like, which translates to MECEKLEHLFIYRGPFLPGMSFNEFPPSLRVMTSLNLTKMHASSQNRVAYSQIPAKVTSGSSLVKLRLYGLKNMERPPDGMENLTKLEQLYLRGCLQLRELPSKFGQLNNLKELRLSQCQELKELPSNIGQLSN; encoded by the exons ATGGAGTGTGAGAAACTTGAGCATCTCTTCATATACAGGGGCCCATTCCTGCCAGGCATGAGTTTTAATGAG TTTCCTCCCAGCTTGCGCGTAATGACCTCACTAAACCTCACAAAGATGCATGCTTCTTCACAGAACAGAGTTGCATATTCTCAAATTCCCGCCAAAGTCACTTCAGGTTCTTCACTCGTAAAATTAAGGTTATATGGATTGAAAAATATGGAAAGGCCACCAGATGGaatggaaaatctaacaaagttagaGCAATTATATTTAAGAGGTTGCCTTCAGTTGAGGGAATTGCCTTCCAAATTTGGGCAACTGAACAATCTAAAAGAGCTGCGTCTAAGTCAGTGCCAAGAATTGAAAGAGTTGCCTTCAAACATTGGGCAACTGAGCAATTAG
- the LOC131040761 gene encoding disease resistance-like protein DSC1 isoform X1, translating into MVGFVLERCIQTSHNKSECLEILRRMVNLGKQILQLNDQMPDQKQKLNEAVQCIVVGCTMCASQLTTTRVFRFLTASVNTDSIQSFRVKIDRLYDDLVLWGITDMEKRLTKIAPQSQELYAYQTAVGIESGRETVIRLLDLEAQHSSVQVVVVYGLGGMGKTTLADAVYANIDLQNYKHCRIHMEQSCTKNDLKVLQEQILNGLFHQNVKLTDCHQGEGMIWSFFKKNPNQPVFLYIDNALSKADLKQLLPAELGSCLPPKSRILVTTRNLQETDIFVYRNIQRREYAVSFLPPREARKILLRKASEHNDENNVDALLKLCGGVPLLLEIIGSQLGISSRNTNDNNKIVLELLREGEMVEEEDISDRMVHFVYHRLLTPVKEAFLDITSWFCYWPREEVAYIVGEEEFRALEDATFVKTAEDGRVIVHDIVQARGKKMSEQNSHRP; encoded by the exons ATGGTGGGATTTGTATTGGAGAGATGTATTCAGACTTCTCACAACAAGAGTGAGTGCCTTGAAATTCTGAGAAGGATGGTTAATCTTGGAAAGCAAATTCTGCAGTTGAATGACCAAATGCCAGACCAGAAGCAAAAACTCAATGAAGCAGTCCAATGCATTGTTGTAGGATGCACAATGTGCGCTTCCCAACTTACAACAACAAGGGTTTTTAG GTTTCTTACTGCTTCAGTGAATACCGATAGTATACAGAGTTTCCGAGTCAAAATAGACCGCTTGTATGATGACCTTGTACTGTGGGGTATAACTGACATGGAGAAAAGATTGACAAAGATTGCTCCGCAGTCACAGGAACTCTATGCATACCAAACAGCAG TCGGAATTGAGAGTGGACGAGAAACAGTAATCCGACTGCTAGATTTGGAAGCACAACATTCATCAGTACAGGTAGTGGTTGTCTATGGATTAGGAGGGATGGGCAAAACGACACTTGCTGATGCCGTTTATGCAAACATCGACCTCCAAAATTATAAGCATTGCAGAATTCACATGGAACAAAGTTGCACCAAGAATGATCTTAAAGTCCTTCAAGAACAGATTCTGAATGGATTGTTCCACCAGAATGTGAAATTGACTGACTGTCACCAAGGTGAGGGAATGATCTGGTCTTTCTTCAAAAAGAATCCCAATCAGCCAGTATTTCTATACATTGACAATGCTCTGAGCAAAGCAGATTTGAAACAACTTCTACCTGCAGAATTGGGCAGTTGCCTTCCACCCAAGAGCAGAATTCTTGTCACTACCCGAAATCTTCAGGAGACGGACATCTTTGTCTACAGGAATATCCAACGCCGAGAATATGCGGTGAGTTTTCTACCACCGAGAGAGGCCAGAAAGATTTTGTTGAGGAAAGCTTCAGAGCACAATGATGAAAACAACGTAGACGCGTTGCTCAAGCTTTGTGGAGGCGTCCCACTTCTTCTGGAAATAATTGGCTCGCAACTTGGTATTAGTAGTAGAAATACAAATGATAACAATAAAATAGTATTAGAGTTGCTTAGAGAAGGGGAGATGGTGGAAGAGGAAGATATAAGTGACAGAATGGTTCATTTTGTATACCACAGATTGTTAACCCCTGTTAAAGAAGCCTTTCTAGACATCACATCCTGGTTCTGTTATTGGCCAAGGGAAGAAGTGGCATACATAGTTGGAGAAGAGGAGTTCAGAGCTCTTGAAGATGCAACATTTGTGAAGACAGCAGAAGATGGTCGTGTGATTGTTCATGACATTGTTCAAGCAAGAGGGAAAAAGATGTCAGAACAAAACAGTCACAGACCCTGA